In Polyangia bacterium, a genomic segment contains:
- the urtC gene encoding urea ABC transporter permease subunit UrtC, giving the protein MLERLRQLHSGRAWIAVAIAAFTGGVLIPLLNALPARGSFLHVPDYLIPLFGKFLCFGIAALAMDLVWGYAGILSLGHALFFSLGGYGMGMYLMRAIRGEGVYRSDLPDFMVFLDWKTLPWYWRGFENFPFAITMALVVPGLLALVFGYLTFRSRIRGVYLSIVTQALTYAAMLLFFQNATGFGGNNGLTDFKRILGYPLQLPSTKLALYVVSAATLVLVYLLCRFVVTSKLGRVLAAIRDAELKTRFCGYESTHYKLFVWTLSAMLCALAGALYVPQVGIINPSEMQPSNSIEMAIWVAVGGRATLVGALVGAWVINGAKSFLTAAFPSAWLYVLGGLFVVVTLFLPKGIVGGLMALLRRWKGSGKPS; this is encoded by the coding sequence GTGCTTGAACGGCTGCGCCAGCTGCATTCGGGCCGCGCCTGGATCGCGGTGGCGATCGCCGCGTTCACCGGCGGCGTGCTGATTCCGCTGCTGAACGCCCTGCCCGCGCGCGGATCGTTCTTGCACGTCCCTGATTATTTGATCCCGCTGTTCGGGAAATTTTTGTGCTTCGGCATCGCCGCCCTGGCCATGGATCTGGTGTGGGGTTACGCCGGCATCCTCAGCCTCGGGCACGCGCTGTTCTTCTCGCTGGGCGGATACGGCATGGGCATGTACCTGATGCGGGCCATCCGCGGCGAAGGCGTGTACCGCAGCGACCTGCCCGACTTCATGGTTTTTCTCGACTGGAAGACCCTGCCCTGGTACTGGCGCGGCTTCGAAAACTTCCCCTTCGCCATCACCATGGCGCTGGTGGTGCCGGGCCTTTTGGCGCTGGTGTTCGGCTATCTGACGTTTCGGTCGCGCATCCGTGGCGTCTATCTGTCGATCGTCACGCAGGCGCTGACCTATGCGGCGATGCTGCTGTTCTTTCAAAACGCCACCGGCTTCGGCGGCAACAACGGCCTCACCGACTTCAAACGCATTCTCGGTTATCCGCTGCAGCTGCCGTCGACCAAGCTGGCCCTGTACGTGGTGTCGGCGGCGACGCTGGTGCTGGTTTATCTGCTGTGTCGGTTCGTGGTCACCAGCAAGCTCGGCCGGGTGCTGGCGGCGATCCGCGACGCCGAATTGAAGACGCGCTTTTGCGGCTATGAATCCACCCACTACAAGCTGTTCGTGTGGACGCTGTCGGCGATGCTGTGCGCGCTGGCCGGCGCGCTTTACGTGCCGCAGGTGGGGATCATCAACCCCAGCGAGATGCAGCCTTCGAATTCGATCGAGATGGCCATCTGGGTGGCGGTGGGCGGACGCGCCACGCTGGTGGGCGCGCTGGTCGGCGCCTGGGTGATCAACGGCGCCAAGAGTTTCCTCACCGCGGCTTTTCCGTCGGCCTGGCTTTACGTGCTGGGCGGGTTGTTCGTGGTGGTGACGTTGTTTCTGCCGAAAGGGATCGTCGGCGGCTTGATGGCGCTGCTGCGACGGTGGAAGGGCAGCGGCAAGCCGTCATGA
- the urtB gene encoding urea ABC transporter permease subunit UrtB, with protein MAASSEDEIIKSVNQLGALDDPRAVPALDALTDDRLRVGPAGRALIWNSKQRVLCDPISEQALSPQPGGEMKEVDVSNEIRRVAAAVLAQLELGAPQTAVRLAAAEELAKSGAAEASVLLRKALGREKDPAVHEALALAIARVDLQSPDAAARLAAVEVIDKYGNDVFLADLQRLSSASGEPDARVRAVAQRAVNAFLSKQRFVSMVGSLVHGLSLASVLLFAALGLAVTFGLLGVINMAHGEMLMLGAYATYSVQSFFQSYLPGAQRFYLLAAIPVAFIVTVLVGVLLERTVIRHLYGRPLETLLATWGISLILIQTVRLIFGAQNVAVANPDWLAGGVELAHGLVLPYNRIGVVVFVIVVAFGVWFLLQRTRLGLQVRAVTQNRAMAACVGISTARIDAWMFGLGSGIAGLGGVALSQLGNVGPELGQGYIIDSFMVVVLGGVGRLAGAVAAALGLGVLNKLIEPAAGAVSGKIAVLVLIIMFIQRRPQGLFAIKGRVEA; from the coding sequence TTGGCGGCGTCTTCCGAGGACGAGATCATCAAGAGCGTCAATCAACTGGGCGCTCTTGATGATCCGCGCGCCGTTCCGGCCCTGGACGCGCTGACCGACGATCGGTTGCGGGTTGGTCCCGCCGGGCGCGCGCTGATCTGGAATTCGAAGCAGCGCGTCCTTTGCGATCCGATCTCCGAGCAAGCGCTGTCGCCGCAGCCCGGTGGCGAGATGAAAGAAGTCGACGTGTCGAACGAGATCCGGCGCGTGGCAGCGGCGGTGCTGGCGCAGCTGGAGCTGGGCGCGCCGCAAACCGCCGTGCGCCTGGCGGCCGCCGAGGAGCTGGCCAAAAGCGGCGCCGCTGAAGCGTCGGTGCTGCTGCGCAAGGCCCTTGGCCGCGAGAAAGATCCGGCCGTTCACGAAGCCTTGGCGCTGGCCATCGCCCGCGTCGATCTACAAAGTCCCGACGCCGCCGCCCGCCTGGCCGCGGTCGAGGTGATTGACAAATACGGCAACGACGTCTTCCTGGCCGATCTGCAGCGCCTGTCGTCAGCCAGCGGTGAACCCGACGCGCGCGTGCGCGCCGTCGCCCAGCGCGCGGTGAACGCCTTCCTGTCCAAGCAACGCTTCGTCAGCATGGTCGGCAGCCTGGTGCACGGTCTCAGCCTGGCCAGCGTGCTGTTGTTCGCGGCGCTCGGTCTGGCGGTGACGTTCGGTCTGCTGGGCGTCATCAACATGGCCCATGGCGAGATGCTGATGCTGGGCGCGTACGCGACCTACTCCGTGCAATCGTTCTTTCAGTCGTATCTGCCGGGCGCGCAGCGCTTCTATTTGCTGGCGGCCATCCCGGTGGCGTTCATCGTCACCGTGCTGGTCGGTGTGCTGCTGGAGCGCACGGTCATCCGCCACCTTTACGGCCGGCCGCTCGAGACCTTGCTGGCCACCTGGGGCATCAGCCTGATCTTGATTCAAACCGTGCGTCTCATCTTCGGCGCCCAGAACGTCGCCGTGGCCAACCCCGATTGGCTGGCCGGCGGCGTCGAGCTGGCGCACGGACTGGTGCTTCCCTACAACCGCATCGGGGTGGTCGTCTTTGTCATCGTGGTCGCCTTCGGCGTCTGGTTCTTGTTGCAGCGAACGCGCCTGGGACTGCAGGTGCGCGCGGTGACGCAGAACCGCGCCATGGCCGCCTGCGTGGGCATCTCCACCGCGCGCATCGACGCCTGGATGTTCGGCCTCGGCTCCGGCATCGCTGGCCTGGGGGGCGTGGCCCTGTCGCAGCTGGGCAACGTCGGGCCGGAGCTGGGTCAAGGCTACATCATCGATTCCTTCATGGTCGTCGTCCTGGGCGGCGTCGGTCGGTTGGCCGGAGCGGTGGCGGCGGCGCTGGGCCTGGGCGTGCTGAACAAGCTGATCGAACCGGCCGCCGGCGCCGTGTCGGGCAAGATCGCCGTGCTGGTGCTGATCATCATGTTCATCCAGCGCCGGCCGCAGGGACTGTTCGCCATCAAAGGACGCGTGGAGGCATAA
- the urtA gene encoding urea ABC transporter substrate-binding protein: MRKSFMGLLAISSLGTLLACEKAEPPRATEPAAPAAPAAPAPAPADDKGPIKIGILHSLSGTMAISETSLKDVALMTIEEINAAGGVLGRKLEPVVVDPASNWPLFAEKARDLIQNQKVAVTFGCWTSVSRKSVLPVFEELNGLLFYPVQYEGEESSFNVFYTGAAPNQQAIPAVEYLMGKKGGGAKRWVLLGTDYVYPRTTNKILRYFLHSKGVADDDIMEKYTPFGHSDYQTIVADVKKFATGKRTAVVSTINGDSNVPFYKELANQGLKASDIPVVAFSVGEEELRGIDTKPLVGHLAAWNYFMSIPTPANKAFIDKWMAYVKANNLPGGDKRVTNDPMEATYIGIHMWAQAAEQAKSINVDAVRQAMGYQHFAAPSGFDIEMDAKNHHLHKPVFIGEIKGDGQFHVVWKTEGPIRAQAWSPYIPDSAKKVADWTYPWVCGNCTAPKYGAPAEVAAKQ; the protein is encoded by the coding sequence ATGCGTAAATCATTCATGGGCCTTCTGGCCATCAGTTCACTCGGCACTCTGCTCGCGTGCGAGAAGGCCGAGCCACCCAGGGCCACGGAGCCGGCCGCCCCGGCGGCACCCGCAGCGCCGGCCCCGGCGCCGGCCGACGACAAAGGGCCGATCAAGATCGGCATCCTGCACTCACTGTCCGGCACCATGGCCATCAGCGAGACGTCGTTGAAAGACGTCGCGCTCATGACCATCGAGGAGATCAACGCCGCCGGCGGCGTCCTCGGCCGCAAGCTGGAGCCGGTGGTGGTCGATCCGGCGTCGAACTGGCCGCTGTTCGCCGAGAAGGCCCGCGACCTGATCCAGAACCAGAAGGTGGCCGTCACGTTCGGCTGCTGGACCTCGGTCTCCCGCAAGTCGGTGTTGCCGGTCTTTGAAGAGTTGAACGGCTTGCTCTTTTACCCGGTGCAATACGAAGGCGAAGAGTCGTCTTTCAACGTCTTTTACACCGGCGCCGCGCCCAACCAGCAGGCCATCCCGGCGGTCGAGTACCTGATGGGCAAGAAGGGCGGCGGCGCCAAGCGCTGGGTCCTGCTGGGCACCGACTATGTCTACCCGCGCACCACCAACAAGATCCTGCGCTACTTCCTGCACTCGAAGGGCGTCGCCGACGACGACATCATGGAGAAGTACACCCCGTTCGGTCACAGCGACTACCAGACCATCGTCGCCGACGTGAAGAAGTTCGCCACCGGCAAGCGCACCGCGGTGGTCTCGACCATCAACGGCGATTCGAACGTGCCGTTCTACAAGGAGCTGGCCAACCAGGGCCTGAAGGCCTCCGACATCCCGGTGGTGGCGTTCTCCGTCGGTGAAGAAGAGCTGCGCGGCATCGACACCAAGCCGCTGGTCGGCCACCTGGCGGCCTGGAACTACTTCATGTCCATCCCCACGCCGGCCAACAAGGCGTTCATCGACAAGTGGATGGCCTACGTGAAGGCCAACAACCTGCCGGGCGGCGACAAGCGGGTCACCAACGATCCGATGGAAGCCACGTATATCGGCATTCACATGTGGGCGCAGGCGGCCGAGCAGGCCAAGTCCATCAACGTCGACGCCGTTCGCCAGGCCATGGGGTATCAGCACTTCGCCGCGCCGTCGGGCTTTGACATCGAGATGGACGCCAAGAACCACCACCTGCACAAGCCGGTGTTCATCGGCGAGATCAAGGGCGACGGTCAGTTCCACGTGGTGTGGAAGACCGAAGGCCCGATCCGCGCGCAAGCGTGGAGCCCGTACATTCCGGACAGCGCGAAGAAGGTCGCCGACTGGACCTATCCGTGGGTCTGCGGCAACTGCACGGCACCGAAGTACGGCGCGCCTGCCGAGGTCGCGGCCAAGCAGTGA
- the atzF gene encoding allophanate hydrolase: MPNSADLHGLGSLDLRSLGQRYERGDVDPRAVVQAIARAIQERGDDGVWISVAPLAQLTAIADALSRRRAAGERLPLYGVPFAVKDNIDVAGLPTTAACPAFAYTPTVDAAVVARLKAAGAIVIGKVNLDQFATGLVGVRSPYGAPKNSFDARFTPGGSSSGSAVSVASGQVSFALGTDTAGSGRVPAAYNNIVGIKPSLGVLSTSGVVPACRSFDCVSVFALTVADGACVADLARGFDAADPFSRPEADSLSLSLQPAPPSFRYGVFPEAELDFCGDQQSRAAFAAATATARQLGGTPVTIDPAPFREASTLLYGGPFIAERLEATGDLLAKHPEALLPVIRTLMEQAARNDAASAFRALHRLRLLKRHVQVALAGIDFLLVPTAPTIYTVAAIAADPLRLNFTLGTFTTFVNLLDLAAVAVPAGLRGDGLPFGITVVGAFGQDGRLAGFADRLHRATSETMGATKAPLASTVGAPLSTGETITAADRLPIAVVGAHLSGQPLNHQLTDAGGGFVRAGRTAPAYRLFALPDTTPPKPGLVRTGAAEQGVAIDVEVWSLPPAAFGAFVARVPPPLAIGKVEMEDGTRVSGFLCEPYAVARAKDISSFGGWRAYQSTGSPI; encoded by the coding sequence ATGCCGAACAGCGCGGATCTTCATGGCCTTGGCAGCCTGGACCTGAGATCACTGGGTCAGCGTTACGAGCGCGGCGACGTCGATCCCCGCGCCGTGGTCCAGGCAATCGCGCGCGCCATTCAAGAGCGCGGCGATGACGGTGTGTGGATCAGCGTCGCGCCGCTGGCGCAGCTCACCGCCATCGCGGATGCCCTTTCGCGCCGCCGCGCCGCCGGCGAACGCCTGCCCCTTTACGGCGTGCCCTTCGCCGTGAAGGACAACATCGATGTGGCCGGTCTGCCCACCACCGCGGCCTGCCCGGCCTTCGCGTACACGCCCACCGTCGACGCGGCGGTGGTGGCGCGCTTGAAAGCGGCCGGGGCCATCGTCATCGGCAAGGTGAACCTGGATCAGTTCGCCACCGGCCTGGTCGGCGTTCGCTCCCCGTACGGGGCGCCGAAAAACTCTTTCGATGCCCGCTTCACGCCGGGCGGCTCCAGTTCTGGATCGGCAGTGTCAGTGGCCAGCGGGCAGGTCAGTTTCGCGCTGGGCACCGACACCGCCGGCTCGGGCCGCGTCCCTGCCGCGTACAACAACATCGTCGGGATCAAACCCAGCCTGGGCGTGCTCAGCACCAGCGGCGTGGTGCCAGCCTGCCGATCCTTCGATTGCGTGTCGGTGTTCGCGCTGACCGTCGCTGACGGCGCGTGCGTGGCCGACCTGGCGCGCGGGTTCGACGCCGCCGATCCATTCTCGCGCCCCGAGGCCGACTCCTTGTCGCTGTCGTTGCAACCGGCGCCGCCGTCGTTCCGCTACGGCGTTTTTCCCGAAGCCGAGCTGGATTTCTGCGGCGACCAGCAATCGCGGGCGGCGTTCGCCGCGGCGACGGCGACGGCGCGCCAGCTCGGTGGAACACCGGTGACGATCGATCCGGCGCCGTTCCGCGAAGCGAGCACCCTGCTTTACGGCGGTCCCTTCATCGCCGAGCGTCTGGAAGCGACCGGCGATCTGCTGGCCAAACACCCGGAGGCGCTGCTGCCGGTGATCCGCACGTTGATGGAGCAGGCGGCGCGCAACGACGCCGCGTCGGCGTTCCGCGCCCTGCACCGCTTGCGCCTCTTGAAACGGCACGTGCAGGTGGCGCTGGCCGGGATCGATTTTCTGCTGGTGCCGACCGCACCGACCATCTACACCGTCGCGGCGATCGCCGCCGATCCGTTGCGCCTGAACTTCACGCTGGGCACGTTCACCACCTTCGTCAATCTGCTGGATCTGGCGGCGGTGGCGGTGCCGGCAGGGTTGCGCGGTGATGGTCTGCCGTTCGGGATAACGGTGGTGGGCGCCTTCGGACAGGACGGACGGCTGGCGGGATTCGCCGATCGCCTGCACCGGGCGACCAGCGAGACCATGGGCGCCACCAAGGCGCCGCTGGCGTCGACGGTCGGTGCGCCGTTGTCGACGGGCGAAACGATCACCGCAGCCGATCGCTTGCCCATCGCCGTCGTCGGCGCGCACCTGTCCGGCCAGCCCCTGAATCATCAGTTGACCGACGCCGGCGGCGGTTTCGTGCGCGCCGGTCGTACCGCGCCCGCCTATCGGTTGTTCGCCCTGCCCGACACCACGCCGCCCAAACCTGGCCTGGTGCGCACCGGCGCCGCCGAACAGGGCGTGGCCATCGACGTCGAAGTCTGGTCGCTGCCACCAGCGGCGTTCGGCGCTTTCGTGGCGCGGGTGCCGCCGCCGCTGGCGATCGGGAAAGTGGAGATGGAGGACGGCACGCGGGTCAGCGGATTTCTTTGCGAGCCGTACGCCGTCGCCCGCGCGAAAGACATCTCGTCTTTCGGCGGCTGGCGCGCTTACCAGAGCACAGGCAGTCCGATTTAA
- a CDS encoding BMP family ABC transporter substrate-binding protein, with protein MAATAIGVVTGGFGVTSSAKASTPLTVGFIYVGPKTDYGYNQAHAQGAAAVAKLPGVKIREEEMVPETIAVQKTMESMINLDGATLIFPTSFGYFDPHILKEAQKNKSVTFLHCGGLYVAGKHPENVGSYFGYIDEAEYVAGIVAGLTSKTGKLGFIAAKPIPQVLRNINSYTLGARSVNPKVTTTVIFTGDWSMPVKEAEAANSLIDQGADVLTAHVDSPKVIVELAERRGVYVTGYHANQSALAPKGYLTGAEWNWGKVYTDYITAIQSGKSYPHLLRGGLKEGFVSVSPYGKAVSAATKKKADEAKAKFMAGTMVVYKGPLKDNTGKVVIAEGTEERQTDVTLEKMDYLVEGVVGKTH; from the coding sequence GTGGCAGCAACGGCAATTGGTGTGGTGACGGGCGGCTTCGGCGTCACGTCGTCGGCGAAAGCGTCGACCCCGCTGACGGTCGGGTTCATCTACGTCGGCCCGAAGACCGACTACGGTTACAACCAGGCTCACGCCCAAGGGGCGGCGGCGGTGGCCAAGCTGCCCGGCGTGAAGATCCGCGAGGAAGAGATGGTGCCCGAGACCATCGCCGTGCAGAAGACCATGGAGAGCATGATCAACCTCGACGGCGCGACGTTGATCTTCCCGACGTCGTTCGGCTACTTCGATCCGCACATCTTGAAGGAGGCGCAGAAGAACAAGAGCGTCACCTTCCTGCACTGCGGAGGCCTTTACGTCGCCGGCAAGCACCCGGAGAACGTGGGCAGCTATTTCGGCTACATCGACGAGGCCGAGTATGTCGCCGGCATCGTCGCCGGCTTGACCAGCAAGACGGGCAAGCTGGGCTTCATCGCCGCCAAGCCCATCCCCCAGGTCTTGCGCAACATCAACTCGTACACCCTGGGCGCGCGTTCGGTGAACCCGAAGGTGACGACGACGGTGATCTTCACCGGCGACTGGTCGATGCCGGTCAAAGAAGCCGAGGCGGCCAACAGCCTCATCGATCAAGGCGCCGACGTGCTGACCGCGCACGTCGATTCGCCCAAGGTGATCGTCGAGCTGGCCGAGCGCCGCGGGGTCTACGTCACCGGCTATCACGCCAACCAGTCGGCGCTGGCGCCGAAGGGATACCTCACCGGCGCCGAGTGGAACTGGGGCAAGGTTTACACCGACTACATCACGGCGATTCAGTCCGGCAAGAGCTACCCGCACCTTCTGCGCGGCGGTTTGAAGGAAGGCTTCGTCAGCGTCTCGCCTTACGGCAAGGCGGTCTCGGCGGCCACGAAGAAGAAAGCCGACGAGGCCAAGGCCAAGTTCATGGCCGGCACGATGGTGGTCTACAAGGGCCCACTCAAGGACAACACCGGCAAGGTGGTGATCGCCGAAGGCACCGAAGAGCGCCAGACGGACGTCACGCTTGAGAAGATGGATTACCTGGTCGAGGGCGTGGTCGGAAAGACGCACTAA
- a CDS encoding ABC transporter permease, with amino-acid sequence MGVGAFVEPDVAAPSVTESLVTVESAPVAGPPKAPGADVATTVPIAVAPGALRRTLDGLSVPLLAFIAALGLFGVFIALTGRNPFAVYYQMYRGSFGTWFSFQNTLLRAAPLMLTALATALPLRLGLVGLGGEGAMVMGGLAAAATATGMHSSGPMSMKFGMMIAGALMGGLWIAFAGALRAYRGVNETISTLLLNYIAIALLNHIVEGPLRDPASLNKPSTLPIGDENMLGNLPGLDVHWGLAYGLVACALTWFLMNRTTFGFAARMVGGNVRAALLNGLPVGRLIVITTFIGGMCAGLAGSVEVAAIHGTANASLVTGYGYTGVLVAFIARGNPLAVIPVALILGGIGASGGLLQRLFDLPDATVNVLQGILFISILFSETFYGRGLSSLLRRVRRQRPLVEKVATVVA; translated from the coding sequence ATGGGAGTCGGCGCCTTTGTGGAACCAGATGTAGCGGCACCGTCGGTGACGGAGTCGCTGGTGACGGTGGAATCGGCGCCCGTGGCCGGCCCGCCGAAAGCCCCGGGCGCCGACGTCGCCACCACCGTTCCGATCGCGGTGGCGCCCGGGGCCCTGCGCCGCACGCTGGACGGCCTGTCGGTTCCGCTGCTGGCGTTCATCGCCGCGCTGGGCCTGTTCGGCGTGTTCATCGCCCTGACCGGGCGCAACCCGTTCGCGGTTTACTACCAGATGTATCGCGGGTCGTTCGGGACCTGGTTCTCGTTCCAGAACACCTTGCTGCGGGCGGCGCCGCTGATGCTGACGGCGCTGGCCACGGCGTTGCCGCTGCGTTTGGGTCTGGTTGGTCTCGGCGGCGAAGGCGCGATGGTGATGGGCGGCCTGGCGGCGGCGGCCACCGCGACCGGCATGCACAGCAGCGGCCCGATGAGCATGAAGTTCGGGATGATGATCGCCGGCGCGCTGATGGGCGGCCTGTGGATCGCCTTTGCCGGCGCGCTGCGCGCCTACCGCGGCGTGAACGAAACCATCAGCACGCTGTTGCTGAATTACATCGCCATCGCGCTGCTCAATCACATCGTCGAGGGGCCGTTGCGCGACCCGGCCAGCTTGAACAAACCGTCGACGCTGCCGATCGGCGACGAAAACATGCTGGGGAACCTGCCTGGCCTCGACGTCCACTGGGGACTGGCGTACGGCCTGGTGGCGTGCGCGCTCACCTGGTTTCTTATGAACCGAACCACCTTCGGTTTTGCCGCGCGCATGGTTGGGGGCAACGTTCGCGCGGCTTTGCTCAACGGCTTGCCGGTGGGCCGCCTGATCGTCATCACCACCTTCATCGGGGGCATGTGCGCGGGGTTGGCCGGATCGGTGGAGGTGGCGGCCATTCACGGCACGGCCAACGCGTCGCTGGTGACGGGTTATGGATACACCGGCGTGCTGGTGGCGTTCATCGCCCGCGGCAATCCATTGGCGGTGATTCCAGTGGCGCTGATCCTGGGCGGCATCGGCGCCAGCGGCGGCCTGCTGCAACGTCTGTTTGATCTGCCCGATGCCACGGTGAACGTGCTGCAGGGAATCCTGTTCATCTCGATCTTGTTCTCCGAGACGTTCTACGGACGTGGTTTGAGCTCGCTGCTGCGACGGGTGCGGCGCCAACGCCCGCTGGTCGAAAAAGTGGCCACGGTGGTGGCCTGA
- a CDS encoding ABC transporter permease, translated as MADAAVSVGAAGVGLAVLGGAIRISTPFLFVSLGECLTEKSGRVNLGLEGTLVMGAMGAYGVSYLTGSPWLGVLAAGGLGVVLGALHAWLCGRPRVNDVAVGIALMLFGVGVAFFFGKPLIGPTAPHLPSIPLGWWSSSAQLRSALQVNVLFVVGIAMSGVVLFLLQRTRWGLVVRTVGESADAARAMGYDVPRVRMLATMAGGFLAGVGGSFLSLFYPGSWNEGLSSGQGLMAVALVIFARWDPIRCLFASLLFGGASALGPALQSVGITSGYYLFNAAPYALTLAIIIATSSRDRALVGQPAELRVAR; from the coding sequence ATGGCCGACGCGGCCGTCAGCGTGGGCGCGGCGGGCGTCGGCCTGGCGGTGCTGGGTGGCGCCATCCGCATCAGCACGCCGTTCCTGTTTGTCAGCCTGGGCGAATGCCTGACCGAAAAAAGCGGGCGCGTGAACCTGGGCTTGGAAGGTACGCTGGTGATGGGCGCGATGGGCGCCTACGGGGTGTCGTATCTGACCGGCTCGCCGTGGCTGGGCGTCCTGGCCGCCGGTGGATTGGGCGTGGTGCTGGGCGCCTTGCACGCCTGGTTGTGCGGCCGTCCGCGCGTGAACGACGTCGCGGTGGGGATCGCGCTGATGTTGTTCGGCGTCGGGGTGGCCTTCTTTTTCGGCAAGCCGCTCATCGGCCCCACGGCGCCGCACTTGCCGTCAATCCCGCTTGGCTGGTGGAGCTCGTCGGCGCAGCTTCGTTCGGCGCTGCAGGTGAACGTGCTGTTCGTGGTGGGCATCGCCATGAGCGGCGTGGTCTTGTTCCTGTTGCAACGCACACGCTGGGGCCTGGTGGTGCGCACCGTCGGGGAAAGCGCCGACGCGGCCCGCGCCATGGGCTACGACGTGCCGCGGGTGCGCATGCTGGCAACGATGGCGGGCGGTTTTCTGGCCGGCGTGGGCGGATCGTTTCTGTCGCTGTTTTATCCCGGTAGCTGGAACGAAGGTCTTTCCAGCGGCCAGGGTTTGATGGCGGTGGCGCTGGTCATCTTCGCGCGCTGGGATCCCATTCGCTGCTTGTTCGCGTCGCTGCTGTTCGGTGGGGCCAGCGCCCTCGGGCCGGCGTTGCAGTCGGTGGGCATCACCTCGGGCTATTATCTTTTCAACGCCGCGCCCTACGCGCTGACGCTGGCGATCATCATCGCCACCAGCTCGCGCGATCGGGCGCTGGTCGGCCAGCCCGCCGAGCTGCGGGTGGCGCGATGA
- a CDS encoding isochorismatase family cysteine hydrolase: MSPPPRFVAAEPYAWPWNGELRPENTALIVIDMQTDFCGKGGYIDLLGYDISLTRTVIGPIQKLLEKMRAAGFPILHTREGHRPDLADLPANKRWRSRQTPGNKGVGIGDAGPQGRILVRGEPGWNIIPELSPRPGETIIDKPGKGSFCATDLDLILRQRRIDNLILTGITTDVCVHTTMREANDRGYECLLLEDCCAATDVGNHLAALKMVKMQNGVFGAVSHSRALLEVIG; encoded by the coding sequence ATGAGCCCGCCCCCGCGCTTCGTCGCCGCCGAACCCTACGCCTGGCCGTGGAACGGCGAGCTGCGGCCGGAGAACACCGCCCTCATCGTCATCGACATGCAGACCGATTTTTGCGGCAAGGGCGGCTATATCGATCTGCTGGGTTACGACATCAGCCTGACCCGGACCGTTATCGGGCCCATTCAAAAGCTGCTGGAAAAAATGCGGGCGGCCGGGTTTCCCATCCTGCACACCCGCGAAGGGCACCGGCCTGATTTAGCCGATCTCCCGGCGAACAAGCGCTGGCGCTCGCGGCAGACGCCGGGCAACAAAGGGGTCGGCATCGGCGACGCCGGGCCGCAGGGCCGCATCCTGGTGCGCGGTGAACCGGGCTGGAACATCATCCCCGAGCTCAGCCCGCGGCCGGGCGAGACCATCATCGACAAGCCGGGCAAAGGATCGTTCTGCGCCACCGATCTGGATCTCATCCTGCGCCAGCGTCGGATCGACAACCTCATCCTCACCGGCATCACCACCGACGTTTGCGTGCACACCACCATGCGCGAAGCGAACGATCGTGGCTATGAATGCTTGCTGCTGGAAGACTGCTGCGCGGCCACCGACGTCGGCAATCACCTGGCGGCGCTGAAGATGGTGAAGATGCAGAACGGCGTCTTCGGCGCGGTGTCGCATTCGCGTGCCCTGCTGGAAGTGATCGGGTGA